The following coding sequences lie in one Eubacterium ventriosum genomic window:
- the rsfS gene encoding ribosome silencing factor, which produces MTSKELAKIAYNALDDKKGVNITIIDISEISIIADYFIIAGGTNENQVKALAGNVEDEFAKTGLSPKHVEGYTNANWILIDYEDVIVHVFNEDDRLFYDLERIWRDGKIVNVEEL; this is translated from the coding sequence ATGACTTCAAAAGAACTTGCAAAGATTGCATACAATGCTCTTGATGACAAAAAGGGTGTAAACATTACTATTATAGATATTTCTGAAATTTCTATAATAGCAGATTATTTCATAATCGCTGGCGGAACTAACGAGAATCAGGTTAAGGCATTGGCAGGCAATGTTGAAGATGAATTTGCAAAGACCGGTCTTTCTCCAAAACACGTAGAGGGCTATACTAACGCCAACTGGATTCTTATTGATTATGAAGATGTTATTGTTCACGTATTTAATGAAGATGACAGACTTTTCTATGATTTGGAAAGAATCTGGCGTGACGGAAAAATCGTAAATGTAGAAGAACTATAA
- a CDS encoding tyrosine-type recombinase/integrase has translation MAGNRNYHDQVIVDNQIKLRELQKQLPKFCAEFFRGVEPTTSSRTRIAYCYDLIVFFNYIKSSNPEMANVPVVDYPMELLDKITATDIEEYLEYLRYYVTEDGKEHTNGERGIMRKLACLRTLYRYFYKKESIKTNPASIVDMPKIHEKEIVRLDADEVSVLLDQVELGDKLTKSQQKFHDKTKTRDMAILTLLLGTGMRVSECVGIDINDIDFKNSGIKIRRKGGNETVIYFGEEVENALLDYLEERKLIVPQDGHENALFLSLQKRRIGVRAVENLVKKYSSLVTNLKKITPHKLRSTYGTALYKETGDIYLVADVLGHKDVNTTKKHYAAIEDERRRKARNAVKLRKD, from the coding sequence ATGGCAGGAAATAGAAATTATCATGACCAGGTAATAGTTGACAATCAAATAAAGCTTAGAGAACTTCAAAAACAGCTACCAAAGTTCTGTGCAGAGTTTTTCCGTGGTGTTGAGCCTACTACTTCATCCAGAACAAGAATAGCTTATTGTTATGATCTTATAGTATTTTTTAATTATATAAAATCTTCTAATCCTGAAATGGCTAATGTTCCTGTTGTGGATTATCCTATGGAATTACTTGATAAAATTACAGCAACTGATATTGAAGAATATCTCGAATATTTAAGATACTATGTTACGGAAGATGGCAAAGAGCATACTAATGGTGAACGTGGAATTATGCGAAAGCTTGCCTGTCTAAGAACATTGTATAGATATTTCTACAAGAAAGAAAGTATTAAGACTAATCCTGCTTCTATTGTGGATATGCCTAAAATACACGAAAAAGAAATTGTAAGATTGGATGCAGATGAGGTAAGCGTTCTTCTTGATCAGGTGGAATTAGGCGATAAATTAACTAAGTCCCAGCAGAAATTCCATGACAAAACAAAAACAAGGGATATGGCGATTTTAACCCTTCTACTGGGTACTGGAATGCGTGTTTCTGAATGTGTTGGCATAGATATTAATGATATTGACTTTAAAAACAGTGGCATAAAGATTAGACGAAAAGGTGGTAATGAAACTGTAATCTATTTCGGAGAGGAAGTTGAAAATGCTTTACTTGATTACTTGGAAGAGAGAAAATTAATAGTTCCACAGGATGGACATGAAAATGCACTATTTCTATCTCTTCAGAAAAGACGTATCGGTGTACGTGCCGTGGAAAATCTTGTAAAGAAATATTCATCTCTTGTTACAAACTTAAAAAAAATCACCCCTCATAAACTTCGTAGTACATATGGTACTGCTCTTTACAAGGAAACAGGTGATATATACCTTGTAGCCGACGTTTTGGGACACAAAGATGTAAATACCACTAAAAAGCATTATGCTGCCATTGAAGACGAACGAAGACGTAAGGCACGTAATGCTGTAAAGCTAAGGAAAGATTAA
- the yhbY gene encoding ribosome assembly RNA-binding protein YhbY — MNSKQRAYLRKISAMEAPIFQVGKSSVTPELTAAIDEALEKRELIKLSVLKNCFDDPRSIAEVLADRTHSSVVHVIGRKIVLYRPAKEEKNRKIILP, encoded by the coding sequence ATGAATAGTAAACAAAGAGCTTATTTAAGAAAGATTTCAGCTATGGAAGCTCCTATTTTTCAGGTGGGTAAGTCATCTGTTACACCTGAACTTACAGCAGCCATAGATGAAGCTTTAGAAAAAAGAGAACTTATCAAATTAAGTGTTTTAAAAAACTGTTTTGATGATCCAAGATCAATTGCAGAAGTTTTAGCTGATAGAACACATTCATCTGTTGTTCATGTTATTGGAAGAAAAATTGTATTATACAGACCTGCAAAAGAAGAAAAGAATAGAAAAATAATTCTTCCATAA
- a CDS encoding LysM peptidoglycan-binding domain-containing protein, with protein MKKSGNTKSEKKLVYGAIITFLLAVAVFSSIKLTKVDAMNGKEYAKYKYYTSYQVQPGDTLTSIAQEHIKDSNVSTSDYIDEVMKNNKLSDDEITSGKKLIIAYYSYEKK; from the coding sequence ATGAAGAAGTCAGGAAATACTAAGTCAGAGAAGAAATTAGTCTACGGAGCAATTATCACATTTTTATTAGCAGTTGCAGTATTCTCATCCATTAAGCTTACTAAAGTGGACGCAATGAATGGCAAGGAATATGCTAAGTATAAATATTACACAAGCTACCAGGTTCAGCCCGGTGATACATTAACATCTATTGCTCAGGAGCATATTAAGGATTCTAATGTAAGCACATCAGATTATATAGATGAAGTAATGAAGAACAACAAGCTTTCAGACGACGAAATAACATCAGGGAAGAAACTTATTATTGCATATTATTCTTACGAGAAGAAATAA
- the rpmA gene encoding 50S ribosomal protein L27 — protein MMKMNLQFFAHKKGMGSTKNGRDSESKRLGAKRADGQFVKAGNILYRQRGTKIHPGINVGRGGDDTLFATSDGIVRFERKGRDKKQVSVYPVAE, from the coding sequence ATGATGAAGATGAACCTTCAGTTCTTCGCTCATAAAAAAGGTATGGGTTCTACAAAGAACGGTAGAGACTCAGAATCAAAGAGACTTGGTGCTAAAAGAGCAGACGGACAGTTTGTTAAGGCTGGAAACATTCTTTACAGACAGCGTGGTACAAAGATTCACCCTGGTATCAATGTAGGCCGTGGTGGTGATGATACATTATTTGCTACATCAGATGGTATCGTTAGATTCGAAAGAAAGGGCAGAGACAAGAAACAGGTTTCTGTATATCCAGTAGCTGAATAA
- the lexA gene encoding transcriptional repressor LexA: MPGKITPKQQQILDYIKEEILSKGYPPTVREICEKVGLKSTSSVHSHLSTLENNGYIRRDPTKPRAIEIMDDEFGLVRREMTNIPIIGRVAAGAPLLAVENIEDYFALPTEFLPNGEVFILKVQGESMINVGFYEGDYLIIEKAAQADNGEIVVALIDDSVTVKRFFKEDGHIRLQPENDLMEPIIVDDCAIVGIVRSLYRRIV, encoded by the coding sequence ATGCCAGGAAAGATTACACCTAAACAACAGCAGATTTTGGATTATATTAAGGAAGAAATTTTATCAAAGGGTTACCCACCAACTGTTCGAGAGATATGTGAGAAGGTAGGTTTAAAGTCTACTTCTTCTGTTCACTCTCATCTTTCAACTTTGGAGAATAACGGATACATAAGAAGAGATCCTACTAAGCCTAGGGCTATTGAAATCATGGATGATGAATTTGGTCTTGTAAGACGTGAAATGACTAATATTCCTATTATTGGAAGAGTTGCTGCAGGTGCACCTTTACTTGCAGTTGAGAATATTGAAGACTATTTTGCACTACCTACAGAATTTTTGCCTAATGGAGAAGTTTTCATTCTTAAGGTGCAGGGAGAAAGCATGATTAATGTTGGCTTCTATGAGGGCGACTATTTAATAATTGAGAAGGCTGCTCAGGCTGACAATGGAGAGATTGTTGTGGCGTTAATAGATGATTCTGTTACGGTTAAGAGATTTTTCAAAGAAGACGGACACATTAGACTACAGCCGGAGAACGACTTAATGGAACCTATTATAGTAGATGACTGTGCAATAGTTGGTATTGTCAGAAGTCTTTACAGAAGAATTGTATAG
- a CDS encoding acyltransferase family protein — translation MKENIKENKKTNTKAQNDLSLLFKYRKFLMGFAALWILMTHEWQIVTNETSFFFVTENFIKRIGFCGVDIFLLLSGMGLYYSLEKNPVSRFYYNRLKRVIFPFIIMASIVSQIDHWTNEFYFNIITGISFYKTNIYLFLWFVPAVITLYLFTPVFYNFFKKAENKYLFFAGFIELWLLFSLMARNVMREDLYGFTNRIPIFVTGFLIGYLCKEKAIKITHRNWLFILLTFILGMYLAYQSNFKGLGLILPVSNCCIPNYLISISLPLLMAKVLDKLHSIRGLAIIGKGLNKLIGFWGMMSLEFYCVQEWIATKILPDLLKGGDKLLANVKLLVIVSICGLALYLINKAIVWILDLVDRLISNIGKNKMIDN, via the coding sequence ATGAAGGAAAATATAAAAGAAAATAAGAAAACTAATACAAAAGCACAAAATGACTTAAGCTTATTGTTTAAGTACAGAAAATTTTTAATGGGGTTTGCTGCATTATGGATTTTAATGACTCACGAATGGCAAATTGTAACTAATGAGACAAGCTTTTTCTTTGTAACTGAAAACTTTATAAAAAGAATCGGTTTCTGTGGTGTAGACATCTTTTTATTACTATCAGGAATGGGATTATATTATTCCCTTGAAAAAAATCCGGTTTCAAGATTTTATTATAACAGACTAAAAAGAGTTATCTTTCCATTTATAATTATGGCAAGTATTGTATCCCAGATTGACCATTGGACCAATGAGTTTTATTTTAATATCATAACAGGAATAAGCTTTTATAAAACAAATATTTATTTGTTCTTATGGTTTGTTCCTGCAGTTATAACATTATATTTATTTACACCTGTTTTTTATAATTTTTTCAAAAAAGCAGAAAATAAATATTTATTCTTTGCTGGATTCATAGAACTTTGGTTACTGTTTTCACTTATGGCAAGAAATGTTATGAGAGAAGATTTATACGGCTTCACCAACCGTATTCCAATATTTGTAACAGGATTCCTTATTGGATATTTGTGTAAAGAGAAAGCTATAAAAATAACGCATAGAAATTGGCTTTTTATCCTTTTAACATTCATATTGGGTATGTATTTAGCATATCAGAGTAACTTTAAGGGATTAGGGCTTATTTTGCCAGTATCTAACTGTTGCATTCCTAATTATCTAATTTCAATATCATTACCTTTATTAATGGCAAAGGTATTGGATAAATTACATAGCATTAGGGGACTTGCCATTATTGGAAAAGGACTTAATAAACTAATAGGGTTCTGGGGAATGATGAGTTTGGAATTTTATTGTGTTCAGGAATGGATTGCTACAAAAATCCTACCTGACCTGTTAAAAGGCGGCGACAAGCTTTTGGCTAACGTGAAACTGCTTGTTATTGTTTCAATATGCGGACTTGCACTATACCTGATTAATAAAGCAATTGTTTGGATATTGGATTTGGTAGACCGTTTAATTTCTAATATTGGTAAAAATAAGATGATTGATAATTAA
- a CDS encoding IS30 family transposase: protein MPKQLSLSERIIIERMISKDYSFASIGRNLERSASTISREVIKYRCFVDRIPLPGENDCTHKNSCLKNSICDDVGVHGCYGYRCKRCPEDRICTNICASYESSQCPLLDKPPYVCTNCSMLKQCKRNKAYYTAHRADAAHHKSIRNAHSGVRKTPSELRAIADIIEPLIAKGQSLNHICATHLDELGISERTLYNYIDQGVFKVRNIDLPKKVVYRQRRPKKVLTKLEYQYRQGRTYEDFKSFMEANPDLPVVEMDTVKGGRNKGKVFLTMIFRRTSFMLIFLMNDGTQDSVIQIFDSLTEILGVSLFKRLFPVILTDNGVEFKNPQALEHTRTGLSRTRVFFCDPQASWQKPQVENNHRLIRRILPKGVSFSPLTVADVTLICCHINSVLRENLDNKTPFDLMDSKDGKKLLSLLQLSPIPPDEVTLSPKLLKR, encoded by the coding sequence ATGCCAAAACAATTATCCTTATCTGAACGAATAATTATTGAACGTATGATTAGTAAAGACTACTCTTTTGCCTCTATTGGTAGAAATCTTGAACGTTCAGCTTCTACCATTTCTAGAGAAGTAATTAAATATCGATGCTTTGTTGATAGAATTCCTCTCCCTGGCGAGAATGATTGTACTCACAAAAACTCTTGCCTAAAGAATTCTATCTGCGATGATGTTGGAGTACATGGATGTTATGGATATCGTTGTAAGCGATGTCCTGAAGATCGTATATGCACAAATATTTGCGCTTCTTATGAATCTTCTCAATGTCCTCTTTTAGATAAACCTCCTTATGTCTGCACTAATTGTTCTATGCTTAAACAATGTAAACGTAACAAGGCTTACTATACAGCTCACAGAGCTGATGCTGCTCATCACAAAAGCATTCGCAATGCTCATTCCGGTGTCAGAAAAACTCCATCTGAATTAAGAGCAATTGCTGATATAATTGAACCTCTTATTGCTAAAGGTCAATCTCTAAATCACATTTGTGCTACGCACTTAGATGAATTGGGTATATCAGAGAGAACTCTCTATAATTACATTGACCAGGGTGTTTTTAAGGTTCGTAATATTGACCTTCCTAAAAAGGTTGTTTACAGGCAACGTAGGCCTAAAAAGGTTCTTACCAAGCTTGAATACCAATATAGACAAGGTCGCACCTATGAAGATTTCAAATCCTTCATGGAAGCAAACCCAGATCTACCTGTTGTAGAAATGGATACTGTAAAGGGTGGTCGTAATAAGGGAAAAGTATTTCTTACTATGATTTTTAGAAGGACAAGTTTTATGCTTATCTTTCTAATGAACGATGGAACTCAGGATAGTGTAATTCAGATTTTTGATTCCTTAACTGAGATTCTTGGAGTCTCTCTATTCAAGAGATTATTTCCTGTTATCTTGACCGATAACGGCGTTGAATTCAAAAATCCTCAAGCACTTGAACACACAAGAACAGGGCTTTCCAGAACTCGTGTATTCTTTTGTGATCCTCAAGCTTCGTGGCAAAAACCACAGGTCGAAAACAACCATCGTTTAATACGAAGAATACTTCCTAAAGGTGTTAGTTTTTCACCCCTCACTGTTGCTGACGTAACGTTAATCTGTTGTCATATAAACAGTGTTCTTCGTGAAAATTTAGATAACAAAACACCTTTTGATTTAATGGACTCCAAAGACGGAAAAAAGTTATTGTCTTTGCTACAACTTTCACCTATTCCACCCGATGAAGTTACTTTGAGTCCAAAGCTACTTAAGCGTTAA
- the nadD gene encoding nicotinate-nucleotide adenylyltransferase, with protein sequence MKVGILGGTFDPIHNAHIEIAKTALNQFNLDKVMIMPTPNPPHKDKNTITSNFHRINMIKLAILPYENIEFSDFEINMHDVTYTADTLYLLNELNPDIEYYFILGSDSIMSFLSWYRPDIILKYAKLLTVRRDDESFDLMDSKIKEIEKTYNTTIGIIDMKAMDISSGFIRTHSHEEIKKAVPESVYKYIIDNDLYTDTNVNRAWSINKITRDLEKELKPSRYTHTLNVAKTAKNMAEAFNVNPNKAYFAGILHDCAKNFSDQKLLQICKDNNLPINVFEERNPSLLHGKVGAFMAKNKYGITDEEILSAITWHTTGKDNMTDLEKIVFCADYIEPGRTKQPHLEELRSIALSDLDMLTFRILEDTVEYLKAKSLDCIDDNTITAYNFYKKLIEER encoded by the coding sequence ATGAAAGTAGGAATTTTAGGTGGCACTTTTGATCCAATACACAATGCTCATATTGAAATAGCAAAGACTGCACTTAACCAGTTTAACCTTGACAAGGTTATGATAATGCCAACACCAAACCCACCTCACAAAGACAAGAATACCATTACATCTAATTTTCATAGAATTAATATGATTAAGCTTGCAATTTTGCCATATGAAAATATTGAATTTTCAGACTTTGAAATTAATATGCACGATGTAACTTATACAGCAGATACATTATATTTGCTTAACGAATTAAATCCTGACATTGAATATTATTTTATTCTTGGCAGCGATTCAATTATGTCTTTTTTGAGCTGGTACAGACCTGACATTATTTTAAAATATGCCAAACTTCTTACAGTTAGAAGAGATGACGAAAGCTTTGATTTAATGGATTCAAAAATCAAAGAAATAGAAAAAACCTATAACACAACAATTGGCATAATCGATATGAAAGCCATGGATATTTCTTCAGGCTTTATCAGAACCCATAGTCACGAAGAGATTAAAAAAGCTGTTCCGGAATCAGTATATAAATATATTATCGATAATGATTTGTATACTGATACTAACGTTAACAGAGCCTGGTCCATTAACAAAATAACACGGGATTTGGAGAAGGAACTAAAGCCTTCAAGATATACTCATACATTAAATGTGGCAAAAACAGCAAAAAATATGGCTGAGGCATTTAATGTTAATCCTAACAAAGCTTATTTTGCAGGTATTTTACACGATTGCGCAAAGAATTTCAGCGACCAAAAACTTTTGCAGATATGCAAGGACAATAATCTTCCAATTAATGTATTCGAAGAGAGAAATCCTTCTCTTTTGCACGGAAAAGTAGGTGCTTTTATGGCAAAGAATAAATATGGCATAACTGATGAAGAAATATTATCAGCCATAACATGGCATACAACAGGAAAAGATAATATGACAGACCTTGAAAAAATAGTATTTTGTGCAGATTATATTGAGCCGGGCAGAACTAAGCAGCCACATCTTGAAGAATTAAGAAGCATAGCATTATCAGACCTTGATATGCTTACATTTAGGATTCTTGAAGATACAGTTGAATATTTGAAAGCCAAATCTTTGGATTGTATAGACGACAATACTATTACAGCTTATAATTTCTATAAAAAATTAATTGAGGAGAGATAA
- the obgE gene encoding GTPase ObgE, with protein sequence MFADFAKIYIKSGKGGDGHVSFRRELYVPNGGPNGGDGGKGGDIIFQVDKGLNTLYEFRHNHNYKAEPGQEGGKQNKTGKNGEDLIIKVPEGTIIREAETGKIVADMSGDNQRAVVLKGGRGGKGNQHYATATMQVPKYAQPGQKAMELNVTLELKSIADVGLVGFPNVGKSTLLSRVTNADPKIANYHFTTLNPNLGVVDLDGGKGFVIADIPGLIEGASEGVGLGHKFLKHIERTKVIIHMIDAASVEGRDPIADIKAINKELEAYNPDLLKRPQVIAANKIDAIYGDTNEVIDGIKKEFEPDIKVFPISAVSGKGLKELLFYVRSLLDEFGDEPVVYEQEYDPFEFQDNESLPYTVEKVEDGLYSVEGPRIERMLGYTNIDSEKGFMFFQNFMKNNGILEELEELGIEDGDTVKIYGHQFDYYK encoded by the coding sequence ATGTTTGCAGATTTCGCAAAAATTTATATAAAATCAGGAAAAGGTGGCGACGGACACGTTTCATTCCGTCGTGAATTATACGTTCCAAATGGCGGTCCAAACGGTGGTGACGGTGGAAAAGGTGGCGACATTATTTTTCAGGTAGATAAAGGTTTAAATACACTTTATGAATTTAGACATAACCACAATTACAAAGCAGAACCGGGTCAGGAGGGCGGTAAGCAGAATAAAACAGGAAAAAACGGTGAAGACCTTATTATAAAAGTTCCTGAAGGAACAATTATCAGAGAAGCTGAAACAGGAAAGATTGTTGCTGACATGAGTGGTGATAATCAGAGAGCTGTAGTCCTAAAAGGCGGTCGTGGCGGAAAGGGTAACCAACATTATGCAACAGCAACAATGCAGGTTCCAAAATATGCCCAGCCGGGACAGAAAGCAATGGAACTTAATGTAACATTAGAATTAAAGAGTATTGCAGACGTTGGCCTTGTAGGATTTCCTAACGTTGGTAAGTCAACACTTTTATCTCGTGTGACTAATGCAGATCCTAAGATTGCCAACTATCACTTTACAACTTTAAATCCTAATCTTGGTGTTGTAGACTTAGACGGCGGTAAAGGGTTTGTTATTGCAGATATTCCGGGACTTATTGAAGGAGCTTCTGAAGGTGTTGGACTTGGTCACAAGTTCTTAAAGCACATTGAAAGAACAAAAGTTATAATCCACATGATTGATGCCGCTTCAGTAGAAGGACGTGATCCTATAGCTGACATTAAGGCAATCAACAAAGAATTAGAGGCTTATAACCCTGATCTTTTAAAGAGACCACAGGTTATTGCAGCTAATAAAATTGACGCAATTTACGGTGATACTAACGAAGTTATCGATGGCATAAAAAAAGAGTTTGAGCCTGACATTAAGGTATTTCCAATTTCAGCAGTTAGTGGTAAAGGATTAAAAGAACTTCTTTTCTATGTAAGAAGTCTTTTAGATGAATTCGGTGACGAACCTGTTGTTTACGAACAGGAATATGACCCATTTGAATTCCAGGATAATGAATCACTTCCATATACTGTTGAAAAAGTTGAAGACGGATTATATTCTGTTGAAGGACCAAGAATTGAGAGAATGCTTGGTTATACTAATATTGATTCAGAAAAGGGCTTTATGTTCTTCCAGAACTTTATGAAGAACAACGGTATCCTTGAAGAATTAGAGGAACTTGGAATTGAAGATGGTGATACAGTAAAAATTTACGGTCACCAGTTTGATTACTATAAATAA
- a CDS encoding alpha-amylase family glycosyl hydrolase, whose protein sequence is MWAYESVFYQIYPLGFCGAPFENDGVLEHRITKIADWIPHIKKLGANAIYFSPLFESDTHGYNTRDYKKIDVRLGDNEDFKNLCKDLHNNGIKVVVDGVFNHVGRGFPQFQDVCANRENSKYLHWFNIDLNGNSNYNDGLWYEGWEGNYDLVKLNLYNPEVVDYLLDAVSFWINEFDIDGIRLDVAYCLDFEFLKRLRRHTDSLKKDFFLVGEMLHGDYNQRMNDEMLHSATNYECYKGLYSSFNSMNMFEINHSLLRQFGPENWTLYKGKHLLCFVDNHDVTRVASILTNENHLPLIYALLFGMPGIPCVYYGSEWGAKADKSQGDPALRPSFKEPEFNELSEFISKLADIKKNSKALNYGDFSSTVLTNKQCVFRRSTGDETIYVAINADDQEYTAYFGAEKNQVTDLLSGAIINLDGGLKMAPYSAYFLA, encoded by the coding sequence ATGTGGGCATATGAAAGTGTTTTTTATCAGATATATCCATTAGGATTCTGTGGTGCACCATTTGAAAATGACGGTGTTTTGGAACATAGAATCACTAAAATAGCTGACTGGATTCCACACATTAAGAAATTAGGAGCAAACGCAATTTATTTCTCACCATTGTTCGAATCTGACACTCACGGATATAACACAAGAGATTACAAAAAGATTGATGTAAGATTAGGCGATAATGAGGATTTTAAGAATCTTTGTAAGGATTTACACAACAACGGCATAAAAGTTGTTGTAGACGGTGTTTTTAATCACGTGGGACGTGGTTTTCCTCAATTTCAGGATGTATGTGCCAATAGAGAGAACTCTAAATATCTTCATTGGTTTAATATTGACTTAAATGGCAATTCTAACTACAATGACGGACTTTGGTATGAAGGTTGGGAAGGCAATTACGACCTTGTAAAACTTAACCTTTATAACCCGGAAGTTGTAGATTACCTTTTGGATGCAGTAAGTTTCTGGATTAATGAATTTGACATTGACGGAATAAGACTTGATGTAGCTTATTGCCTTGATTTTGAATTTTTAAAACGTTTAAGACGTCACACAGACTCACTTAAAAAAGATTTTTTTCTTGTGGGAGAAATGCTTCACGGCGATTACAATCAGAGAATGAATGACGAAATGTTACATTCAGCAACCAACTATGAATGTTACAAGGGACTTTATTCAAGTTTTAATTCAATGAATATGTTTGAAATTAATCATTCATTACTTCGTCAGTTTGGTCCTGAAAACTGGACTTTATACAAAGGCAAACATTTATTGTGTTTTGTTGATAATCACGATGTTACAAGAGTTGCAAGTATTCTGACTAACGAAAATCACTTACCTTTAATCTACGCATTATTATTTGGAATGCCGGGCATACCTTGTGTATATTACGGAAGTGAATGGGGGGCAAAAGCTGATAAGAGTCAGGGGGATCCGGCTCTTAGACCTTCTTTTAAAGAACCGGAATTTAATGAATTAAGCGAATTTATCTCTAAGCTTGCAGATATAAAGAAGAACTCTAAAGCATTAAATTACGGAGATTTTTCATCAACTGTTTTAACTAACAAACAGTGTGTGTTTAGAAGAAGTACCGGTGATGAAACAATATATGTGGCAATCAACGCTGATGACCAGGAATATACAGCTTATTTTGGAGCAGAAAAAAATCAGGTTACAGATTTGCTTTCAGGTGCTATAATAAACCTTGATGGCGGTTTGAAAATGGCTCCATACAGTGCTTATTTTTTAGCATAA
- a CDS encoding GTP-binding protein, translating to MEKKLVPVTLLTGYLGAGKTTLLNQVLSNQKGYKVAVIVNDIGEVNIDASLIEKGGQVTQKDDNLVPLQNGCICCTLKVDLINQIIDLIGTGKFDYILIEASGICEPIPIAQSITMLDGSYDKKAQIARLDNIVSVVDVARMADEFGCGENLVKDNIDDEDIENLIIQQIEFCNTIILNKVDTVTPEQLGKVKAIIRKLQPEAVMFETNYGQIDVDEILNTNRFDFEKSSMSAGWIHELEEADLDEDDDHDEHHHEHNEDHDHDHEHHDHDDHDEHEHHGHGHHHHHHHHHHGEGETEEYGIGSFVYYRRRPFAKEKFEDWLDEMPKGIIRSKGIIWAAENNNDAYMFEQAGKQINIANAGQWVATAPRRVRAKMMKEDPTLVEDWDEKVGDRMIKVVFIGHDMDKEAIIKSLDDCLAY from the coding sequence ATGGAAAAGAAATTAGTGCCGGTTACATTACTTACAGGTTATTTAGGTGCCGGAAAAACAACATTACTTAATCAGGTTTTATCAAACCAAAAAGGATATAAAGTTGCAGTTATCGTTAACGATATCGGTGAAGTAAACATTGATGCTTCACTTATTGAAAAAGGTGGACAGGTTACTCAGAAAGATGACAATCTTGTACCTCTTCAGAACGGATGTATCTGCTGTACTTTAAAGGTTGATTTAATCAATCAGATTATTGACCTTATTGGTACAGGAAAGTTTGACTACATCCTTATTGAAGCAAGTGGTATCTGCGAACCTATTCCAATTGCACAGTCAATTACAATGTTAGACGGTTCATATGACAAGAAAGCTCAGATTGCAAGACTTGACAACATTGTTTCAGTTGTTGACGTTGCAAGAATGGCTGATGAATTTGGTTGTGGCGAAAACCTTGTAAAAGACAATATTGATGATGAAGATATTGAAAACCTTATTATTCAGCAGATTGAATTTTGTAATACAATTATTCTTAACAAAGTTGATACAGTTACACCTGAACAGCTTGGAAAAGTTAAGGCTATTATCAGAAAACTTCAGCCTGAAGCTGTTATGTTTGAAACAAACTACGGCCAGATTGATGTAGATGAAATCTTAAACACTAACAGATTTGATTTTGAAAAATCAAGTATGTCAGCAGGTTGGATTCACGAATTAGAAGAAGCAGACTTAGACGAAGATGATGATCACGACGAACACCATCATGAACATAATGAAGACCATGACCACGATCATGAACATCACGACCACGACGATCACGATGAACATGAACATCACGGACACGGACATCATCACCACCATCACCATCACCATCACGGAGAAGGTGAAACAGAAGAATATGGTATCGGCTCATTTGTATACTATAGAAGAAGACCTTTTGCCAAAGAGAAATTCGAAGATTGGCTTGATGAAATGCCAAAGGGCATTATCAGAAGTAAGGGTATTATCTGGGCTGCTGAAAACAACAATGATGCTTACATGTTTGAACAGGCAGGAAAGCAGATAAACATTGCAAATGCAGGACAGTGGGTTGCTACAGCTCCTAGAAGAGTTCGTGCAAAGATGATGAAAGAAGATCCTACATTAGTTGAGGATTGGGATGAAAAAGTAGGCGACAGAATGATTAAAGTAGTATTTATTGGCCATGATATGGACAAGGAAGCTATTATTAAATCATTAGATGATTGCTTAGCTTACTAA